The genomic interval GCGCCCCGCCCGCTCGGGGTCGACCTTTTGGCCCCTGCATGCGATTCTCTCCACCCCCGAGCGGGCTGGACCTTCAACAGGCTTTCCGAACCCGGCCGATGCCCGGGTGCCACGCCGCTCGCGGGGTGGGTGCCCGCGGGACACGCGGCCGATCCGCGATCCGCTCGCGTCGCCTCCGGCGACCGCCACCCCGCAAGCGGCGTGGCACCGAGGCTGCCGAGCACCCGGCCGCAAGAGACGCGTCGCCGCGGATCAGAGCCCGCTGTCGACGCGGAGCCGGATCCGCCGCAGGGCGGGGCCGCGGTTGGCTTTGATGATCTCGACGCGGAGGCCGCCGCGGAGCAAGCGGTCCAGCACGTCCAGCGTCGCCGAGGAGTCGACCGCCACGCTCAGCGTCCCGCGGGTGAGGCTCTCGAGGCGGGTGCGGCCGGCGACCGCCGGCGGGACGAGCTCGTTCCACACCCCGACGAGGCCGGCGAGCTGCTTGTGCGGCCGGGCGACCTCGCGCTGGAAGGCCGCCGCCAGGAAGCCGAGGGACTCGTCCCGCTCCGGCCGGACCCGGAAGCCCCGCACCCGCTGCAGCCGCTCCTCGGGGTCGCGCGGGCCGAAGGAAGCGAGGGGGCCGGGCATGGCCGGAGCCTAATCCGCGGACCGCGGCTCCCGAGACGACCAAACGGCAACGGTCCGCGGCGTTAGCCTCGCGGGGTGGCCGATCCTCCCCCGCCCACGCACGCGCCCCCGCCCCGCGGCGTCGTGCTGATCGGCTACCGCGGCAGCGGCAAGAGCACGGTCGGCGAAGCCCTCGCCGAGCGGCTCGGCCGCCCCTTCATCGACACGGATGCCGACGTGCGGGCACGCTTCGGCGGCCGCGACGCGGCCGAGGTCTTCGCGGACCCGAGCCTCGGGGAGAAGGGCTTCCGGGAGGTCGAGGCCGCGGCGGTCGCGGAGGCGATGGCCGGGGCCGCGG from Phycisphaera mikurensis NBRC 102666 carries:
- a CDS encoding DciA family protein; amino-acid sequence: MPGPLASFGPRDPEERLQRVRGFRVRPERDESLGFLAAAFQREVARPHKQLAGLVGVWNELVPPAVAGRTRLESLTRGTLSVAVDSSATLDVLDRLLRGGLRVEIIKANRGPALRRIRLRVDSGL